The sequence CCCCGTCGAGTTCCACCACGCcgttggcttcttcgaccCCCACGGCGTCTCCACGAATCCGTCCTTCCAACGGGACCCATCCGCCTCCAGCACCGAGCACGGTCGCCGGTGGCAGCGACACATTCCCGATGCCATCCGGTGATGCGCAAGCGGAGAAATAGAGTTCCTCCCAAGCGCACCCTGCTGGTGCCGTATACACTACACCATCCATCCAATAGAAACACAAGGACGGTATGGACCGACCTATCCTTTTACACGCATACATGCATAATTTCGTACGAATCCACAATCAATAGACAcaatacacacacactctcaATAATGCTCCACTTTAGACATGAACATTTATATAAATAGTGACGAGCATGAATTACGTTAACAAAATATTAGAAACCCCCTTACACAATGTGTTGATCGTGTGCCAAGCCAGTTTCGGTGCAGCAGGCTGCCTTTTGGTGGCTGTAATCGGCCGTATGGCGGAGCATCTGGGCCACGACACAGCAGCGGCACCAGAAGCTGAGACAGCAGTCATCGACGCCATCGTGGCCGCATTCGCC comes from Phaeodactylum tricornutum CCAP 1055/1 PHATR_bd_53x36 genomic scaffold, whole genome shotgun sequence and encodes:
- a CDS encoding predicted protein; translation: MYACKRIGRSIPSLCFYWMDGVVYTAPAGCAWEELYFSACASPDGIGNVSLPPATVLGAGGGWVPLEGRIRGDAVGVEEANGVVELDGVFFSACFFSNACSFRDWSRRASSPWWLGSQHPFV